From one Paenibacillus sp. FSL K6-1330 genomic stretch:
- the bshB2 gene encoding bacillithiol biosynthesis deacetylase BshB2 yields the protein MEQNILVILPHPDDEAFGLSGTLAKYIMEGAHVTYACLTLGEMGRNMGIPPFANRITLPTIRKAELEESCKAIGIQDLRLLGFHDKTIEFEDQNKLDSAIASLLQEIKPSLVFTFYPGYSVHPDHDATGAAVIRTIQRMPAGDRPVVQCLAFSNNCEQELGKPDVYQDVSMFMVQKLNSIQAHRSQFQAAELLGKKQMKAKEVEQRFGTERFWTYTFE from the coding sequence ATGGAGCAAAACATACTGGTCATATTGCCGCACCCGGATGATGAAGCATTTGGTTTATCCGGAACGTTGGCTAAATACATTATGGAAGGCGCTCATGTGACCTATGCTTGCCTAACGCTTGGGGAGATGGGCCGCAATATGGGCATTCCCCCGTTTGCAAACCGTATCACGCTTCCAACCATTCGCAAAGCAGAGCTGGAGGAATCCTGCAAAGCGATAGGCATACAGGATTTGAGATTGCTTGGTTTCCATGATAAAACGATTGAATTCGAGGATCAAAATAAGCTGGATAGCGCGATTGCTTCCCTGCTTCAGGAGATAAAGCCATCGCTGGTGTTCACGTTCTACCCTGGATATAGCGTTCACCCTGACCATGATGCAACGGGAGCGGCTGTAATCCGCACGATTCAGCGTATGCCTGCCGGGGATCGACCAGTCGTTCAATGTCTGGCATTCTCCAACAATTGTGAGCAAGAATTGGGTAAACCGGATGTTTATCAAGATGTATCCATGTTTATGGTACAGAAGCTGAACTCCATTCAAGCCCATCGCTCTCAATTCCAAGCAGCGGAGCTGCTGGGCAAGAAACAGATGAAGGCCAAGGAAGTGGAGCAGCGCTTCGGGACGGAACGTTTCTGGACCTATACATTTGAATAA